Proteins encoded in a region of the Vicia villosa cultivar HV-30 ecotype Madison, WI linkage group LG5, Vvil1.0, whole genome shotgun sequence genome:
- the LOC131604813 gene encoding putative F-box/LRR-repeat protein 23, translating to MTSHSIASCENTAVPSWLELPKDITTNILQRLDTIDIVTSVRYVCPLWWNIFKDPLMWRTIHITSDTRFHYYGQLVKICHYAIKQSCGQLEDISMEKFATDDLLKSIAENASNLRCLKIPSCHRISNKGFNEAVKKLPLLETLDISLCNLTTDSLEVVGQYCPLLTVLKLERMGFRYNAHDIGDEAFVIAKAMFGLRHLNIIGNVLSDAGLLAILAGCPHLESLDIRGCKNLFLNGSLKKQCLDQIKNVQLPEIVVIPVPRVSPVPTFYNYEDYSDDDRITYWDSIIDDDCYDPYD from the exons ATGACATCCCATTCAATTGCTTCATGTGAAAACACAGCTGTGCCAAGTTGGCTTGAACTTCCAAAAGACATCACAACAAACATTCTTCAGAGGCTTGATACCATTGACATTGTAACAAGTGTTCGTTATGTGTGTCCTTTATGGTGGAACATTTTCAAGGATCCTCTCATGTGGCGCACTATTCACATAACAAGTGATACTCGTTTTCATTATTATGGCCAGTTGGTGAAGATTTGTCATTATGCTATTAAACAAAGTTGCGGTCAGTTAGAAGACATTAGCATGGAGAAGTTTGCAACTGATGATCTCCTTAAATCCATAGCTGAGAA TGCTAGTAATCTACGATGCCTGAAGATTCCAAGTTGCCATAGAATTTCAAACAAAGGATTCAATGAAGCAGTAAAAAAGCTTCCACTGCTAGAGACGCTGGACATTTCACTGTGCAACTTAACCACAGATTCTCTTGAAGTTGTTGGCCAATATTGCCCTCTTTTAACAGTTCTCAAACTTGAGAGAATGGGGTTTAGATATAATGCACATGACATTGGTGATGAGGCATTTGTCATTGCAAAAGCAATGTTTGGATTACGTCATCTTAATATAATAGGAAATGTGCTATCTGATGCCGGGTTGCTTGCAATTCTTGCTGGTTGCCCTCATCTTGAATCTCTTGATATTCGTGGATGCAAAAATCTTTTTTTGAATGGAAGCTTGAAGAAACAGTGCCTTGATCAGATTAAAAATGTGCAACTACCAGAAATCGTTGTGATTCCAGTGCCTAGAGTTTCACCAGTACCAACATTTTATAACTATGAAGACTATTCTGACGATGACCGCATTACATATTGGGATTCTATAATAGATGATGATTGTTACGATCCTTACGATTGA